The sequence ggcaggaCAGGGGGATGTGGCCACAGGGGACAACAGGCGGTGACAGGGGTCCCCAGCACCATGTCCCCAGTCCCCTGGGCTGCTTTGGTGCTGGGTTAGGTCCCTGCGGGCTCCAACACCTCCGGCTGTGGGAGCGGAGGACTGATGTGTCCCGATGTGTCTCAGGATGCgtggcggggaggaggggattTTCAGATGCTTGGACACCCTGAGGATCCTGTCCCCGAAAAGGGAGTGAGCCGACAGCCCCATCCCAaaggcactgagctgctggTGTTTTGTGGGTCTGAATGCCAGGAACGGCTGCTGTGTCCGTCCCAGCCTTGGGGGCTGCGTGGTTGAAGGTGGGGACACAGATAGGGTTTGGGTTTTcatatccccatgtccccagcctgccctcctgccatgggcttGTGGCATTTCTGCTCCCATTGCTTGGCCCCTGTCCCCATCCAccccagggcagtgcctggctgcagcctcGTCCTTcccagcaccgagctgctggggggacacggggacaacgctgtgctgctgccacctgtACCCCGGCCTCGTGGCTCCAGTGGTTTCTCTGGGGAAGCTCCTCCTTGCTCAGGGGTGAGAGATCCAGCCCAGGGGTTCCCAGGAGCTTTTTGGAGCTGTTTCGTCGACTGTGCCAAGGCAGAGACggaggctgagaggagaggaagaagagcaggGGGAGACGTGTGGCCTGGGGGGGGTGGGATGGTTTTGTGCCGCTGGGAGCTGCTCCGCTTCGTCCCCTGGTTTTGCACAACTGGCCgggtttcttttgttgttgttgtaatgAAAACCCAACCAAACTGCAGCGCTTTGCCAAAGCAAAGTGACGTTTTCCCTTCCGGAGGAAATTTTTGAGATGGAGGGATGGCCGTTGGCGTGTTTTTACACCAAGCAGGGCCGCTCCCGCGGCTGGCAGCGAGGCTCTGTGATGTCCCAGAGCCACCAACGCCCTTGGCTGATTTCAGCCCCACCAAACACTTCAAAGTCTGCGGCTTACGGGCATCAGGACATCAATATCAACCTGAGTTTTATAGCCTCTTATCTCAGCACTTGAAAAGACGTGACAGCAGCTGGCGTGTCCAAGGCCCAGGGTGTGCCGGGCCATCCCCTGCTGACTCTTTCAGGACCCGTGGCTGGGAGAGGAACCGGATCCGTGCTTTGAGGCTGCCTCAGGTCTGAGCCAAGCTCTCCAGCCTCTGGAtcagggcaggggctggtgtCCCCAGCAGGGATGCCTTCCTGAGATTTCCCTATTTTCCAAATTTCAGCCATGGGCTGTGTATTTGTCGCTGTGTGATAAGCCACTGAGCCAAGATAAATGAGCCACCCGCATCTTGTCCCGTATCAGCCGTGTTGTGGGAATAAGGTGCAAGCCCCCAGGGAGGCATCTCCTGACTCAGTGCTGTGTGAGCTCCAGACCTTGCCACGGTGACTTCTGCAAACACACGGCCTCGTGCAGTCAGTGTGTTCCCAAGGATTTGGTGGCCACGTCTGATCCCCACCCGTTGATATCTGAGCTGCTCTTCCCAGTGACTTCCCAGGGCTCCAGATCAGCACCCAACTGACCAAGTGTCAGGGCTGTGCTCTGGGTTTCCCCCTGGGAACTCAGACATCCTCGGCTATTCCCATTTTCCTTGAAGGTCCCTGATTTCAGGGCTTTTCATGGCagctcagttttgttttgtagaatTGGGGATTGTGCTACACAGCAAGAAGCTATAAAACTGTTTGTATCTGATATTTCACACTGGCATCTTCCAGAAGGGGGGTGCTTTACAAATATCTTTACGCCAGAGACTTTGCCTCAACTGTTCCCTTTGCCTTGCCGTGGTGCCAGAGCTGGCACGGCAGCCGCAGAGCTCGAGTTCCAGCTCTGTCTCTCTTGTTTACCACCTCTGACTGCAGATTTCTGGCCAGCACTGGTtgctctgccagccccaggtAATCCATCACGGGTGGAGGCAAGGAGAACGGCCAATTCTGTCTGGGATTTGGCCTCCAGATCTACGCGAGGGGTCCCGGAACTGCCAGGACCACAAAGTTTTTCAACAGctccaggcagggcagagctccGGGTCTGGCATTGCCAAAGCCTCACCCTCTGTTTGCCGTGTGCCCGTTCTGGAAACTCTTCGTGCCATAGGGAATAGCCGGAGGGAGGGGTCTGCTCTGTTTTTGGGGTGCCtttgctctcctcctccccagcccaagCAAGGCCTCGACCCGGTCACGGCTCTCACATGTGGAGGGCGCTGGGCTCCAGCCGGCCGCGGCGCAGCAGCCGCCCTGCCCCAACCCGTGGGGACTTTGAGCCTCTCGCACAAGCCCGCATGGAGCAGGAGCCGCTCTCGCTTTTGATTTCTGCCCTGCTGAGACCAGAGATTGCGGCCAGGCTCCAGCTCTCCAGTGTGCACGGGGCCATCCCACTGCAGCTGTCCTCCTCTTGGGCTGTTTCCCTCGCCGAGCCCTCGGACCCCCGCGATTTCAGCGTGCCATGTGtttcaggaggaagaggatggcCGCCCTGCCGAGGGTGTGtgccgggctgctgctgctgtccctgctctgcaccaccaCCCTCTGCCAAAGGACCAAAAGTGAGTGCAGCCTTCGTGTGTCTGCCCTCGACCTCTGCTTGGTGCTGCCCTCCAGGACCATGCACGTCCCCACGAGCCATGCCGCGTGCCTTTCCTCCTGTCCGCCGTCCCCCCAGCGCTTGGGGCTCCTCTCTTGCAACCCCCCTGCTGTTTTCTTGCTATTTCTGCTAAACAACCCAACAGAGCCTCTGCTGGCTcccccagggatgggggcaGCCCTTCCACTGctcacccttttttttcctccattctccccccccccccccagataaCCCCTGTGTGCAGAGCCGGGCAAGGAGCTGCTCTGAGTGCATCCGAGAGAACAAGGAGTGCTCCTTCTGCACCGAAGAGGTGAGACCTGGCAGGGGACACCGGGGCTCTGCTTCCAGGCTGGTTTCACGCCCTGCATCCCACCACCCCGGGCAAAATCCAGGAGAGGAACctgagagcagagccagctcccagctccagcttctCCAGACCGAAAGCTCGAGACGTGGATTTCCCTTGGCTCAGGCACTGGcaagcggggaggagggagagtcTGGGGCAAACTTCCAGAATACAGGGATTTAGCAGAAAATGCCTATTGGCCAGGCCTGAAACTCTCCATGGGGAGGAGTGCCTGAGGGATGAAGGGAGAGTCTTGTCCCAGACAGCCCAGTAACTCACTGGTGCTCGAACTCCCCTGGTGCCGGAGGACATTGGTGCTTCTGGACGAGATTcatccccacctccctgcccctctgctgcttgCAAGGGCTCTCTGGACCCAGCCACCTCGGCAGGGACCCTGCTGTCTTCACAAGCTCCGTGCTCTCCCTTGCGGGGAGGATTTGTGGTTTCGGTGCTCGTAACGCTGCTCTCGCCCCGTTGCAGAGCTTTGATAAACCCCGCTGCGACCTGCGGGAGAACCTGCTGCGCTACGGCTGCGGGGAGGCCAGCATCGTCTACATGAGGGGCGAGATGCGGACAGAGCAGGTGGGTGCTGGGAGGCACTGGTGGGGCTCggctcctccccagcctcctttcTATAGAACCTCCCGCAGGGAAAATGCAAGATCCGGATCGTTTTTTGTGTAGGGTCTGCTCCAAAtcagctccctcctgcctgtCCCGGCCCTTTGACTTCCCCTCCTGGCCTCCCCCTCATTTCACCCTCCTGGGAGCTGGTTCCCATCCCCTCACACCGCTCTCCCCTTGCAGAACATCAGCATCAACACGCGCCTGCAGAGGACCCAGGTGGCCCCCCAGGGCATGTTCATGCGGCTGCGGGCTGGGGAGGAGATGAGCTTCAACATGGACGTCTTCCAGCCCCTGGAGAGCCCCGTGGATCTCTACATCCTCATGGACTTCTCCTACTCTATGTCCGACGATCTGGACAACCTCAAAAGCATGGGCCACAACCTAGGTGAGATGAGAGCCGGGTCTTGTGCCCGTGAAGGGGGGCAGCTCgctcccacctgcagccccaaaTCCTTTGCCGGCAAAGGGCTGGGAGGTGCCTGTATTAATTAGATTATAATTATACCTGCACCATGCGGCTTGGTGTGGGGATGcccctcctggccctgcagggaCCTGCCTGTGTCCTCCCGGTGTGGGGCTGTTCTGAGCAGACCTTTGGCACCCtgaccctgctgctggggctggtgctgctgcagaagcccCAGTCTTGGAGCTATCAAAAGTGGCATAGGTTTctacccccccaaaaaaagacaaGCCCTAAGCCCAAAGAGCTGAAAAGCTGACTGTTTGGGAATTTTAGCTAAGACACAACCAGCCAGGAAGGTGCTAGGAAAGGACaccctggagcagcagcttcGTGGGCATCTCCTTACTCAcgtcccttcttccctccctcccagccgAGTTCCTGCAAGACCTGACCTCCAACTACACCATCGGCTTCGGCAAGTTTGTGGACAAAGTCTCATCCCCGCAGACAGACATGAGGCCTGCGAagtgagtggggctgggggggtccctggggaccGCGAAGGGAAGGCAGGAGCCCCTTTGTACTGCTCTGTGCCTTTCCCAATCTCCTCCATCTGTGGTGCCAGAGCCTCTGTCCATCTCTCTCCTGCTCTGCCATGACAGGCTGAGTGGCTTTCCCTTTGCCTCCAccttctcctcttctgcttGGTGTCTGCCCAAATGCTCTCCCACCCTTCCCCACCATGCGGCCATGCAGCTGGGGGGCAGCGAGCAGCTCCGTGAGGTCCCCAAAGCGAGGAGAGGTTGAGACTTTCACTCCTCTGGGCAAGCAGCGCCTTGCTGGAGCATCCCTTTGCTCTCCTGCTCTCTCCCAGGCTTCGCGAGCCCTGGAACAACGCCGactcccccttctccttcaAGAACGTCATCCGCCTGACCAACAACATCAACCACTTCAGCGAGGAGCTCAGGAAGGAGCGCATCTCCGGCAACCTGGATGCCCCCGAGGGCGGCTTTGATGCCATCCTGCAGACAGCTGTGTGCaaggtgaggggctgggggcatggGGAGCAAATGGGCGGGGGTCTGGTCTTAACGAGCCCATCTGGGTAACgaggggaagagaagcagcacgGAGATGTCCCATGCATTGGGGTGCAGCTGGGGGAGGCAGAGAACTGCTGGCCGGTATTGCTGGGGACACGTCGCTGGTTGTGTTTGCTCCCTGGAGGAGGTGATGCCGTGTCTCTGGGGCTTTCCGAGTCCTGACCTGCCAATGCGTGGTGGTTTGATGGGCTTGGAGATAACGGCCCCTTCTCCCCATCTTGTAGGACGATATCGGCTGGAGGAAGGACAGCACGCACCTGCTCGTGTTCTCCACCGAGTCTGCCTTTCACTACGAAGCTGACGGCACCAACGTCCTGTCAGGGATCCTGGCAAGGAACGACGAGAAGTGTCACCTGGACCCCGAGGGCACCTACGTGTATAACACCAAGCAGGACTATCCCTCGGTGCCCACCCTGGTGCGCCTGCTGGGCCGGCACAACATCATCCCCATCTTTGCGGTCACCAACCACTCCTACAGCTACTACGAGGTGAGGAGACCCTGGAGGTCGGAGAGCTGTTGGGCTTCTCTTTCCTCCAGGACcatttctcctctgcctgcagctcagctgccagGAGAAAACCTTCTCTCATCTCTGGTCCCCACGTGCTAAACCGATGCCCTGGCACGTCAGGAGGGTGCCGTGGCACTTGGGGTCTGCTCTGGGGGTGTGGGAGGTCCCAGGGCATCTTGCTGGGGTGTAGGAGTCTCAGCTCCTGGAGGTCTCCTCGTTTTGGTGGCTGCTTCATGTAAAGCAGtgtggggagagctggggagcaATTGAGGTTGGGGGGGACCTTTGGAGATCTCTGCTCCACAGAGCAAAAGCTCAAAGCAGAGCCCATGGCAGCGTTAGATGAGGTTTCCCAGGACCTTGGTGCAGCTGAGCTGAGAACATCCCTGAGGACCTGACTTAATTGATGCAAGGACTTTCTCCCAGGCAGTTCCCTGCCTGTTTcctactaaaaatattttatttctggctAAAATCATCTCTGCATATCCCAGCAGCCCTAAATGGCACCATCCTGATTTCGGGCTGGGCTGAGCACCAGACCCTGGGGGCTGTAGGGGTTGCTGCTCCCGGGCAGCTCCCAGGAAGGGCAGCAGCTGGACCTGCCGTGGTGGTGCTGTGCCCCACTGAGCGCCTTTCTCCCTGCAGAAGCTGCACAAGTATTTCCCCATCTCTGCGATCGGGGTGCTCCAGGAAGACTCGTCCAACATCGTGGAGCTGCTTCGCATGGCCTTCGAGGTAACGGTGCCCTCCAGGGCTTCGCTCTCGCTCCCAGGGCAGGATGTGGCCCCTGCGTGGCAGGCCAGGGGTGGCCacagtggggctgcagaaaatCAGGGCCGTAAtcacctcctgccccccccccccccccagcgcatCCGCTCCAAGATGGACATCCGAGCTGACTACGTCCCCAAGGCCTTGAAGACAGAGTTCAGCTCCTCCATGTACCAAAAGACAGAGTCCGGCTCCTTCAACATCACCCGTGGGGAAGTGGTAGGTGCATGGGATGGGAGGAACAAGcggggtgccagcagcagggtcGCTCTGTGGGGCTCCTgcaccttccccttccctgcagggcAAGTTCAAGATGCGCGTGAAGGCGCTCGAGTACGTCGGCGGGCAGCACGTCTGCAGCCTCCCGGAGAAAGACCGGCAGGGAGTCATCCACGTGAAGCCCACGTCCCTGAGCGACAGCCTTGAAGTCAGAGCCTCGGTGGTCTGTGATGTGTGCCCGTGCGAGCAGGTAGGGGTTGTGTTTGCAGACGTGCCCCCCTCCTGGGAATGTGTCCGCCAACACGTGCGGGTCCTGCTTAGCTCCTGCAGCTcggtgccagcagctcctggttttCGGAGCTGGAGGTTTTGAGTTCTGGGCTGGGAGACCCCAGGATGCAGCTTTGAACACCCAAGGGGCTGTTATGGGGTGGTGGGCACCCATCCTGCCCGTCTGCGCTGCCTGGCTGGAGATGCTGGCTCACAggtggctgtccccagctgcccccagagcTCATCCCAAGGACACTTTCACCACAGCCCACACTGAGCTGTGCTCGTTGTCCTACAAAGCTCGGTCTCATGGGCAAAGCCTATCCCCTGGCTCTGCTTTTGTGATTCCTGAGATGGCCCTGGGGGGAACcgagcccacccagcagcacctcctcGCTCTCCCCTTGCAGCACGCGGTCCCCTCCTCACCCAAGTGCAACTTCCGTGGGGACTTCATCTGTGGACAGTGCTTCTGCCACGCAGGCTGGTAAGGATTTTGCCAAGCTCGGTGCCCCTCTGGGGGTTCTGGCCATGCCTGGCAACCCACCAGGATGCACGCTTGTGCCCTGTGGGCCCTacctgggggcagcccccgtgCCCTGCTCCGGCCTCTCTCAGCGCCGTCTCCTCTCCATCAGGCAAGGGGACACGTGCGACTGCTCCCTGGAATTGTCCTCCAACAAAACAGAGTGCATCCgccctggggaggagaaggTGTGCTCGGGCCGGGGCGAGTGTATCTGCGGGAAGTGCCAGTGCAACCTCGAGGGCCAGGTGCAGCGCTTCGACGGGGACTTCTGCCAGTACGACGTCCTGCAGTGCCCGCGCACCTCCGGCTTCCTCTGCAACGGTGAGCACCACCCCGCTGCCCCCTTCCCCGGTGCCTGCAGGTCTGAGTGGCACAGAGGGGTGAATAACGGGCTGTGGGCTGCGGGGACAGGGGAGATCTGAGCCTGGGATGCACCCCAAGATGCTGGGAAAGCCCAGGGAGGGGCGCAGCGCGGTGACGTTTCCCCTCTTGCAGATCGCGGTCGCTGCTCTGAGGGTGCCTGCGTGTGTGAGAGCGGCTGGGAGGGCCCAGGCTGCGAGTGTCCCACGAGCAATGACACCTGCATCGACAGCCGGGGGGTACGTCCTGGCCGGGCCACTCCAGGCTGTAGCAAATGTCCCCGTGctggggacacagggagctggcagcagctcgcTGGCACCCAGTGCCACTGCCTGTGGCTGCTCTCAGCCACCGActgtcccctctgctccccagggcaTCTGCAACAACCAGGGGAGGTGCGAGTGCGGCAGGTGCATCTGTGACAAGGCGTCCGTGTACATCAGCTCCACCTGCGAGATCAGCTACTCCCTGGTGAGCCTCAGCTTGGGGACCCCGGGGGCTCGCACTTCTCCTTCCCATGGAGAGCCTGTAGGGAAGGAGAGCAAAGCGAGGGTGGAGGCATTTCTCGGTCAGGAGCAAAGAGTCTGAGTCTCAGCTCCTGGCTTGTTCTGATCTGCCCCAAGGCCATAAAACCTCATTTCATGGCTGGGTGCCTCAGTTTTCCTACTGACAAGCACATGCTAATCCCACATGGAGTGGAGAAAGCTGGCTCGGTTGTGTTCTGGGAAGGCCACCTAAAGCCTTTGGAGATCTGGTTGCTGCCCTGATGCAGGCCGTTGGTGTGAGAGGTTTTGGAGAGATGGTGAGGGCTCAGCACCTCCATCCAGCCCAAACACCTCCAGCCTCTGGGGCAGGGCTGCGTGGCTCAGGGTGTCTCCGAGGCAGGTGGCTGGAGAGATgtccccagcctggctctggGTGCGATGCTCGCCCCGTGGCCGGTCTCCTGACGGTGCTTTGTGCCCCTGCCCAGGGTTTCCAGGCCATCTGCGAGAGCATCCGGGACTGTGTCCAGTGCCAGGCCTGGGGAACGGGCAACAGGAAAGGGAACTGCAGCACGTGCCACCTCCAGGTCCAGAtggtggaggagctgaagaAAGGTACCAGGACGCAGACACGTGTGGTGTGCCTGCCCTGTGCGTGTGTGCCCTGGGGTCTCCTCATGCTTAGAGCTGGGTTCCCAGTCCTGGTAACTCCACAGCCTGGTGATCGTGTCCCCAATCTATCCACAGAGGAGGCCAGCGAGCAATGCTCCTTCCAGGACGAGGAGGATGACTGCACCTACCACTACACCCTGATGGGAGACCCCAGCGTCCTCCCCAACGCCACCGTCCAGGTGCAGAAGAAGAAAGGTGAGCAGGCACGGGAGGTGGAGAGCAGCACCTTTGGTGATGAGACACAGGGGTGATGAGTCAGGGAGAGACACAAGGTGCTGGAAGGCCCCTTGGGTATGAGCCAAGAGGTGGCAGAGCTCTCCCTGGGCAGCATTTCTCATCGTGAGCACCAGGAGAGAAGCTCCCAGGCTGAAATTGGCTGCTCCATCTCTCTGAGAGCTGTGGCCGTGCTCTCCCCGTTCcctcccctggctgctgccctgcagtcaCAGCCCGTGCTGCTGTCCCTTGCAGAGTGCCCTCCGGGAAACTTCCTCTGGCTCATCCCACTGCTCATTTTCCTGAtcctcctcctggggctgctgctgctgctgtgctggaggtTCTGCGCCTGCTGCAAGGTGAGTGACAAATTTCCCAAACCCATCCTGCCTCTACCAGGGCTGGGTCCTGATGGTGTCCAGTACCTGTTGCTGGCATCAAATGCTGTGTGATTTCCCCCACTAAAAGGATATCTGGCTAAAATCACCTTCCAGAGCCCCATTCATCCACTGCCCACCcatccctgctccagccctgctgctgtgagcccTCCCAGCTGGAGACTTGAGATTTTTACCCCCTTGGCTGCAGAGTGACTGTGTGTTTGGTCATGTCTTTTCTAGGCTTGCCTGGCCCTGCTTCCCTGCTGTGCACGAGGTACCAGCCCTTTGAatgggggggagagaggggttTGTGGGGTCACTGCCTTCCTTGGGGGGAGGACACAAGTAGGGATCCCCTTCTGGGGTGTGGTAAATCAGGGCCATCTCCTAGCAGAGCCAAGCTGCTGCCCgtcctccctgccccacagcactgactctgcccctgctctgcaggTCGCACGGTTGGCTTCAAGGAGGACCACTACATGCTGCGCCAGAGCCTCATGTCCTCCGACCACCTGGACACCCCCATGGTCCGCAGCGGGTCCCTCAAGGGCCGGGACACCGTCCGCTGGAAGATCAACAACAACGTCCACAAGCAGGGCTTCGCCTCCCACGCCGCCACTGCCAACCCCAAAGATCTCAGTAAGTGTCTCCTCCGGGGAACGGGACCCCGAGGAGGTGCTGTGGTGCCACAAAGGGCATGGACGCCATGGGATCTGGACACCATGTCCCCGCGTACATCACGCATATCCCCACACATCCAGCTTTTGCTGGGTGATTTCTCTGACCGGGGCATTTCTCCTTGCAGTTCCCTACGGGCTGTCTCTGAGGCTGACCCGGCTTTTCACGCAGAACCTCACGAAGCCGGAGAGCCGGGAGTGCGAGCAGCTGCGCAAGGAAGTGGAGGAGAACGTAAGGGCCTGAGCACCTGGGGGGGCTTGGGGTGGGACTGGGCACAGCCACGGCGGTGGTGGCTGTGACACCTTCCCTGGACACTCAGTCCTTGAAATGAAGAAGagatttttcctgatttttttttccctctttccgaaagaaaacacaaaccctAAGAATTATCAAAGCATCACGTTGATGAGGCTTGCTCCTGAAGCTCCTCTCTAGCTTCAGTTTGCAGCCTCTGGCTATGTAAAAACCCCATGTCCATCTTGCTCCTTGCAGCTGAACGACATTTACAAGCACATCCCGGGCTGCCACAAGCTCCAGCAGACCAAGTTCAGGTGGGTCACTGGGGGGGGAGAACGCCTGTCTCGGGGTCAGGGTTGCCCCAGGGCACTGCTGATGAGGGAGAGGATGGGGAAGGGTGTGAAATCTGtgagctgggagggagcagggtCTGTGAGCCCTTCCCAACACAAACATGAGCCCAGTGAGGAGTTTCACCCACCAGAGGCCACAGGCTCTGCAGGGAGGTTTGGCACCGCTCCCCATGGCTGAATCCCGTGGGGCATCTGCTGCGGCTCAGACATGTGCAGGGCTGTGATTCACACAGAATTTTGTCTCCCCAGAAGTGTTACtcactctgattttattttattttttccccctcagggTACAGCCCAATTCTGGGAAAAGGTAAGTGGAGCTTGCAGCCTTGtctttgctgcttctcccttttTGTGGGCAGGAGTGTGGGTGGCGGAGTGCCCTGCAAACCCGCTAACCCCTCCAGGTGCTGCGTGCGATGAGCAGACCTGGCCTCAGCTCTTcccctgctttttcttcccccgGCCGCAGGCAGGACCACACCATCGTGGACACTGTGCTCACCGCCCCTCGCTCAGCCAAGATGGACATCATCAAAGTCACCGAGAAGCACGTCTCCCACGAGGCTTTCAATGACCTAAAGGTTTCGCCAGGTTATTACACCGTGACCTCGGATCAAGGTAGGGAGCGGAGCCCAGCGCTGCGTCCTGGCCGGGCAGAGGGGGCATTTCCCACCTCTCACCGTCACCCTTTCCCCCAGATGCTCACGGGATGGTGGAGTTCCAAGAAGCCGTGGAGCTGGTGGATGTCCGTGTCCCGCTCTTCATCAGggaggatgatgatgatgagaagcagctgcaggtggAGGCCATTGATGTCCCCACCGGCATCGCAGAGATTGGACGCAGGCTGGTCAACATCACCATCATCAAAGAACAAGGTGAAGGGCAGCAGCCATGGCACGAGGCATGACCAAGGGCACTCGTGTTGGTTGGCCCCTTGTCCAGATGGACTCTCATGGTTCCTAAGGAAGGTGTTGAGTTCCCCAGCATCACAAGCCAGAAATTTGCTTGGTGACTGCTATCTGAAGGCACCTGGGTCTAAACTAGAGCATCTTTTAAAGCATCCAAGGGAGGGTCATCATCCCTGATGGCA is a genomic window of Anas acuta chromosome 18, bAnaAcu1.1, whole genome shotgun sequence containing:
- the ITGB4 gene encoding integrin beta-4 isoform X3: MAALPRVCAGLLLLSLLCTTTLCQRTKNNPCVQSRARSCSECIRENKECSFCTEESFDKPRCDLRENLLRYGCGEASIVYMRGEMRTEQNISINTRLQRTQVAPQGMFMRLRAGEEMSFNMDVFQPLESPVDLYILMDFSYSMSDDLDNLKSMGHNLAEFLQDLTSNYTIGFGKFVDKVSSPQTDMRPAKLREPWNNADSPFSFKNVIRLTNNINHFSEELRKERISGNLDAPEGGFDAILQTAVCKDDIGWRKDSTHLLVFSTESAFHYEADGTNVLSGILARNDEKCHLDPEGTYVYNTKQDYPSVPTLVRLLGRHNIIPIFAVTNHSYSYYEKLHKYFPISAIGVLQEDSSNIVELLRMAFERIRSKMDIRADYVPKALKTEFSSSMYQKTESGSFNITRGEVGKFKMRVKALEYVGGQHVCSLPEKDRQGVIHVKPTSLSDSLEVRASVVCDVCPCEQHAVPSSPKCNFRGDFICGQCFCHAGWQGDTCDCSLELSSNKTECIRPGEEKVCSGRGECICGKCQCNLEGQVQRFDGDFCQYDVLQCPRTSGFLCNDRGRCSEGACVCESGWEGPGCECPTSNDTCIDSRGGICNNQGRCECGRCICDKASVYISSTCEISYSLGFQAICESIRDCVQCQAWGTGNRKGNCSTCHLQVQMVEELKKEEASEQCSFQDEEDDCTYHYTLMGDPSVLPNATVQVQKKKECPPGNFLWLIPLLIFLILLLGLLLLLCWRFCACCKACLALLPCCARGRTVGFKEDHYMLRQSLMSSDHLDTPMVRSGSLKGRDTVRWKINNNVHKQGFASHAATANPKDLIPYGLSLRLTRLFTQNLTKPESRECEQLRKEVEENLNDIYKHIPGCHKLQQTKFRVQPNSGKRQDHTIVDTVLTAPRSAKMDIIKVTEKHVSHEAFNDLKVSPGYYTVTSDQDAHGMVEFQEAVELVDVRVPLFIREDDDDEKQLQVEAIDVPTGIAEIGRRLVNITIIKEQASSLITFLQPAYSHSRFDKVAKIPVLREIIDNGKSQVTYRTRDLTAKDGRDYVFAEGDLIFQPGETRKEVQVSLLELTEIDTLLHNCQLKQFAIDLLHPKYGAKIGRYPQTTVTIADPEVVDGVPPLTGMGQVTQSPKGRLGAPLNPNAQALSSRKIRLSWFPPPGKPLGYKVKYWIQGDPESEAHLIDVKSPSAELHNLYPFCDYEMQVCAYNAMGEGVYSDIIHCRTLEDVPSEPGRLAFNVVSSTVTQLSWAEPAETNGEITAYEVSYGLVNEDNIPIGPVKKVLVEDPKKRMVLIENLRESQPYRYMVKARNGAGWGPEREATINLATQPKRPLSIPIIPDVPIIDAEGGEDYDSYLMYSSDVLRSPTGSKHPSVSDDSGSRWKYVQLLGEDLDLRRITWRLPPETIPRLSGSSHLSSDTEGLLREEDSDVATGSLMRSGTPRPQAEHLLNGRVDFSGSSGTLTRATNTSYHQLSSHVQQEHRVMGSSSLTRDYSTMMMGHDYPGRSLPPIREDAGRTIPLPRAVGFRSRAKVKGYYPSTGFRDSIIMTDGSAGICKYIDSRLPLGIPDTPTRLVFSALGPTSLKVSWQEPHCEKEVQGYSVQYQLLNGGEVHRLTIPNPGQNSVVVEDLLPNHSYIFKVKAQSEEGWGPEREGVITIESQVDPQSPLCPVPGSPFTLSTPSAPGPLVFTALSPDSLQLSWERPRKPNGAILGYMVTCEMLHGGGEPRNIYVEGDNPETTLTVPHLSENIPYKFKVQAKTTQGFGPEREGIITIESQDGGTFSQFGGQQYMREVYNFPTEYTTKTSISHSSLDPHFSDGMLMTTQRVESASSTLTKQVTKEFVSRTVMSSGTLTKQMERQFYEA